The following are encoded together in the Mumia sp. Pv4-285 genome:
- a CDS encoding cyclase family protein, translating to MTTVPPTTAAPSPLLDAVRAGVRVVDLGRPLTVGMPQSPNHPAYWHSLPRRHGDTVRVDGGSAANDMITMGTHVGTHIDALAHVSHDGKLYGGLDVADALEGGRYARLGAHTIAPMVRPGVLLDVPSALGVGRLDPGYEITVADLELTVARQGSKIGDGDVVLVRSGWGQHFDDGAKELYVGHDSGVPGIGAAGAQWLADRGVHATGADTIAFECLPPGAGHATLPAHRVLLVENGIYIIEAMDLEELAVAGIHAFVFVLSPLPFFGATGSPVRPLAVVAGE from the coding sequence ATGACTACCGTTCCTCCCACCACCGCCGCACCGTCGCCGCTGCTCGACGCCGTGCGCGCCGGCGTCCGCGTCGTGGACCTCGGCCGCCCGCTCACGGTCGGCATGCCGCAGTCCCCGAACCACCCCGCGTACTGGCACTCGCTCCCCCGCCGCCACGGCGACACGGTGCGCGTCGACGGCGGGTCCGCCGCGAACGACATGATCACGATGGGCACCCACGTCGGGACCCACATCGACGCGCTGGCGCACGTCTCCCACGACGGCAAGCTGTACGGCGGCCTCGACGTCGCCGACGCGCTCGAGGGCGGCCGGTACGCCCGGCTCGGCGCGCACACGATCGCGCCGATGGTGCGCCCGGGCGTCCTCCTCGACGTCCCCTCCGCGCTGGGCGTGGGCCGGCTCGACCCGGGGTACGAGATCACGGTCGCCGACCTCGAGCTGACCGTGGCGCGACAGGGCAGCAAGATCGGTGACGGTGACGTGGTCCTCGTCCGCAGCGGCTGGGGCCAGCACTTCGACGACGGCGCCAAGGAGCTGTACGTCGGCCACGACTCGGGCGTCCCCGGCATCGGAGCGGCCGGAGCCCAGTGGCTCGCCGACCGGGGCGTCCACGCGACCGGCGCGGACACCATCGCCTTCGAGTGCCTTCCCCCGGGCGCCGGTCATGCGACTCTGCCGGCACACCGCGTGCTGCTCGTCGAGAACGGCATCTACATCATCGAGGCGATGGACCTCGAGGAGCTGGCCGTCGCCGGCATCCACGCGTTCGTCTTCGTCCTCTCGCCGCTTCCCTTCTTCGGAGCCACCGGGTCTCCCGTGCGCCCGCTGGCGGTGGTCGCCGGTGAGTGA
- a CDS encoding MmgE/PrpD family protein: protein MSDAPAPDTLGAQLARFAVDVARDGVPDDVAASTRQRVLDVLGLCVASHRLETSAAIIDHVLDQGGHEQATIVGVPQRVTAAQAALVNGVLAHSLDYDDTHLPSVLHPSASVVPAALAAAEHAGADGALTVRAIAVGLEVAVRLGMAGYDQELGNSVFFEHGQHATSITGAMGSAVAASIIYGADEKGVLDALGLTASMASGIIEANRTGGTVKRLHCGLAAQAGVTAAQLARRGFTGPPTVLEGRFGFFEAWLHGRFFPEAVTDGLGKEWAVPGIFFKPYPANHFTHTSIDAGLALRARGIRAEDVASITIGAPTAVIRTIGAPLETKRAPQTGYQAQFSGPYAVVAGLLGGGGLGVGLDDFTDELAQEPRRRALMAIVDVVPDERCDAIYPHQFPAVVTLTTTSGDVLVEEVFTNRGGPQRPLSDEELACKFRDNVAGRISPDVADSVRRDVLGLDGATDVATLMARLTHFQSTPATPTEEESA from the coding sequence GTGAGTGACGCACCCGCGCCGGACACCCTCGGCGCCCAGCTCGCGCGGTTCGCGGTCGACGTGGCGCGCGACGGCGTACCGGACGACGTCGCCGCCAGCACCCGTCAGCGGGTCCTCGACGTCCTGGGCCTGTGCGTCGCCTCCCACCGCCTGGAGACCAGCGCCGCGATCATCGACCACGTCCTCGACCAGGGCGGGCACGAGCAGGCCACCATCGTCGGGGTGCCGCAGCGCGTCACCGCGGCACAGGCCGCCCTCGTCAACGGCGTCCTGGCGCACTCCCTCGACTACGACGACACGCACCTGCCCTCCGTCCTGCACCCCAGCGCCAGCGTGGTGCCGGCCGCTCTCGCCGCGGCCGAGCACGCCGGTGCCGACGGCGCGCTCACCGTGCGCGCGATCGCGGTCGGCCTCGAGGTCGCCGTACGCCTGGGCATGGCCGGCTACGACCAGGAGCTCGGCAACTCGGTGTTCTTCGAGCACGGGCAGCACGCCACGTCGATCACCGGTGCCATGGGCAGTGCGGTCGCGGCGTCGATCATCTACGGCGCAGACGAGAAAGGCGTCCTGGACGCTCTCGGCCTGACCGCGTCGATGGCCTCCGGCATCATCGAGGCGAACCGGACCGGCGGCACGGTCAAGCGCCTGCACTGCGGGCTCGCCGCCCAGGCGGGAGTCACCGCCGCGCAGCTCGCACGCCGAGGCTTCACCGGCCCCCCGACCGTGCTCGAGGGCCGGTTCGGCTTCTTCGAGGCGTGGCTGCACGGACGGTTCTTCCCGGAGGCGGTCACCGACGGCCTCGGCAAGGAGTGGGCGGTCCCCGGGATCTTCTTCAAGCCGTACCCGGCGAACCACTTCACCCACACGTCGATCGACGCCGGGCTGGCTCTGCGCGCCCGCGGCATCAGGGCCGAGGACGTCGCGTCGATCACGATCGGAGCGCCCACCGCCGTCATCCGTACGATCGGTGCGCCGCTGGAGACGAAGCGCGCCCCGCAGACCGGCTACCAGGCCCAGTTCAGCGGACCGTACGCCGTCGTGGCCGGCCTGCTCGGGGGCGGCGGGCTCGGGGTCGGGCTCGACGACTTCACCGACGAGCTGGCTCAGGAGCCACGCCGCCGCGCGTTGATGGCGATCGTCGACGTCGTCCCCGACGAGCGCTGCGACGCGATCTATCCACACCAGTTCCCGGCGGTCGTGACGCTCACGACGACCTCCGGCGACGTCCTGGTGGAGGAGGTCTTCACCAACCGTGGCGGCCCGCAGCGTCCGCTGTCCGACGAGGAGCTCGCCTGCAAGTTCCGCGACAACGTCGCCGGGAGGATCTCACCCGACGTCGCCGACAGCGTCCGACGCGACGTCCTCGGCCTCGATGGCGCCACGGACGTCGCGACACTCATGGCGCGACTCACCCACTTCCAGAGCACCCCCGCCACACCGACCGAGGAGGAGTCCGCATGA